DNA from Aggregatimonas sangjinii:
GTCGATCATTGACATCGGGTCACCGGGAGTGGGGTAGTCTACTTGGCCATCACCATCCATGTCGTTTCCACTACCGGCTTCCAAAATATCTGGAATACCATCATTATCGCTATCCAGATCCAACGAATCTATAATACCGTCACCATCAGTATCTCCCGTGCCTTCAACAGTATCAAGGATTCCATCATTATCATCGTCAATGTCTACGTCGTCATCTATTCCGTCATTGTCGTTATCGGTCGTCGGAGGTAAAGGACACGCACTACTATCGGTATCATCGAGCACAGCGGCGGTGGTAGCTTGTCCTCCGGCAGCAAGAATGGGAATTCCATCGGCATCCACATTACCGGTAAACCTGCCGTTGGCATCCACATCGGAGATGTTGAACGACCCCGAACCTTCCAATGCATCCGGGCATCCATCTTCGTCGGAATCATTGTCCCGCCCATTTGAGATACCGTCACCATCGGCATCCGGGCAAACGAAAACATTGGCTGTGAAAATAATATTGGTCGCTTGGCCATCACCATTGTCATTGGCGTTTCCAGCGGAAATATCCACACCGGAAAGGCAATCGAAACTAAAACTTGTATTCAATACCCAGCCGGCACTGGAGGAATCCATATAGGGCAGGGCGTTTAAGCGAACGCCGGCCTTGGTATCGACCATCAGGGAAACCTCTCCGTTACTTCGGAGTAGAAGCTGCGGATTTCCCTCTCCTGTCCAGGGTGTCCACCGGCCGCTATCATCCGAGTCGAAAAGACCACCGGTATTGAATTCGGTCGTTGCCGCCCCAAACGTATTGTCCCAATTCGATTGATCGAAATACAGTACCTGTGTACCATCGACCAATGCTTGAAACCCGTCGTCGAAGGCATCGGATAAAATCACGAATTCGCAGCCGTCGTAAATATCCCCTCCATTCAAGGTGGTGCTTAGGTTAACGTCGGTCAAGAAAACACCTCCTGCGGTAGGCCCACCACTTACACCGCTTCCAGTTATGGTCAGAGGATAATTTCCCGTATCGGAGTCCGTAATATCGCCGGTCATATTTGCGGTCGAAGTGTTTCCGGCACATTCATCAGTATCTAAAATTCCATCGTTATCATCGTCGAGATCGGCGCTATCCGGCACACCGTCCAAATCGAAATCATCGGTCTGGCAGGCGTCGGGTACGGCATTGTTGTCGCGATCTAAGCTTGGCGAATCGATGTATAGATTAAAACCACCAACACCTTCGCGATTGGTAAGTCTTATTTCTATTTCTTCTCCTGGCGCCGTAGTGTAGGTGATAACGTCCGCAGCATCCAAGCTGGGTCTAAAGCCGATGATATCATCTATCAAAACCCCGTCGATGAATAGTTCTACATGGTCGTCTATGTAAGACCCGGGCAATCCTATGGTAATTTCGTTAGCTGCCGTGGCGGTTCTTGAAATGATCATTTGCCAACCACCATTGGCCACTACCGGATCAAATCCAGTGCCGATATCGGAGCGTGAATCGAAAACAGCGGAATCGAAAGGATTGTCCGAAATCGGAATATTCTCATCGGCATAGGCAAAAGGAAGTGCCGCCAAATCGGTATAGGCCTCTTCCCTCAATATCGGGGTGCCAAGAGCCGTTGAGCCGGCGACATGATCCTCAGACTCATTATAGGCATTGATATAACCAGGTTCGGTCAGTACTCCTTGAACCCCAAAATATCCCTGGTATAGTTCAATTTTCCATTGATGCGTCGGGATGTCCGTATCCTGAATACCATCCGCAGTTACGACAGTACAATCCTGGGCTTGGGCCGAAGCGAGGCTCAATACTAGAATTAGGATAAATGCTATCCCGCCTCCTAATCGAAAAAGAGGTCGTGTAGTCTTGCTTTTCATATAAAACAGTGAATTAGGGGTTAGTGTATGTTTATATAATTCGGAATTATATACCAGATTTCAATTTCGTAACTTTTTAACAAATCTATAGCCGTAAAAGCAGAAAATTGGGGATGCAACGCTGATTTTTCGATGAAATCAACTATATTTTAGATATATGTATTTTATCGTACAAATTTATTAAGAATTTTTGCTTATTTAATACGGAATATTATTTCTTCTTGAGTTGGAGACCCAATTCACTACCTTTTTCAATCATATACTTTCTGGCCGCAGCATATTCATTAGGTATTTCACCTTCCAATATCGC
Protein-coding regions in this window:
- a CDS encoding gliding motility-associated C-terminal domain-containing protein translates to MKSKTTRPLFRLGGGIAFILILVLSLASAQAQDCTVVTADGIQDTDIPTHQWKIELYQGYFGVQGVLTEPGYINAYNESEDHVAGSTALGTPILREEAYTDLAALPFAYADENIPISDNPFDSAVFDSRSDIGTGFDPVVANGGWQMIISRTATAANEITIGLPGSYIDDHVELFIDGVLIDDIIGFRPSLDAADVITYTTAPGEEIEIRLTNREGVGGFNLYIDSPSLDRDNNAVPDACQTDDFDLDGVPDSADLDDDNDGILDTDECAGNTSTANMTGDITDSDTGNYPLTITGSGVSGGPTAGGVFLTDVNLSTTLNGGDIYDGCEFVILSDAFDDGFQALVDGTQVLYFDQSNWDNTFGAATTEFNTGGLFDSDDSGRWTPWTGEGNPQLLLRSNGEVSLMVDTKAGVRLNALPYMDSSSAGWVLNTSFSFDCLSGVDISAGNANDNGDGQATNIIFTANVFVCPDADGDGISNGRDNDSDEDGCPDALEGSGSFNISDVDANGRFTGNVDADGIPILAAGGQATTAAVLDDTDSSACPLPPTTDNDNDGIDDDVDIDDDNDGILDTVEGTGDTDGDGIIDSLDLDSDNDGIPDILEAGSGNDMDGDGQVDYPTPGDPMSMIDTNNDGLDDGIAANPLPDLDSDNDGLVDRLDLDADNDGIADIIEAGGTDANADGQVDYATPGDPMTMVDVDQDGFIDTIDTNDNTTVGVGDGGTALPDFDNDGDLRANRLDLDSDNDGIHDVIESGGIDTDGNGSADDDDDNADNTGSDGIPTSAGGGNTPTDTGDDGTADYLNLDSDGDGCSDANEAYDSPDADGGDGGQFGTGTPAAVDGNGLVTAAAYDTGIVGEVTDATDASACVVLDTDGDGVLDTQEIADGTNPDDPCDFVIASITVEQTGDYMEADCDGDGVQNWAEIRDNTNPEDPCDFIPESVSVEPSGDYLISDCDGDGVTNGTELSDGTDPADPCDFDANSVSLEQTGAYLTADCDGDTITNGQEITDGTDPDDPCSSRGGIPPSGTPCDIIIDNDLVGPQVDAGFFRINNIEAFPNNTVRIYNRWGILVYETTGYDNGDNNFRGFSEGRATISEDKALPVGVYFYVIDFMNNGANASRSGYLYVNR